The Rhodothermales bacterium genome includes a region encoding these proteins:
- a CDS encoding MarR family transcriptional regulator produces MPTHFSGSPEQVLALDTLIKLSRASESVSARVNTHLQAYRLTVSQFGVLEALYHLGDMMPSELAGKILKSGANMTTVLDNLERRSLVARTRRGDDRRCIEVHLTEVGRSLFESIWPAHVERVAAAIGRLDAEEQQRLGALCRKLGRG; encoded by the coding sequence ATGCCTACCCATTTTTCAGGGAGCCCGGAGCAGGTTCTGGCGCTCGACACCTTGATCAAGCTCTCGCGTGCATCCGAATCGGTGTCGGCGCGGGTGAACACCCATCTCCAGGCCTACCGGCTGACGGTGAGTCAGTTCGGGGTTTTGGAGGCGTTGTATCATCTGGGGGATATGATGCCGAGTGAACTGGCCGGTAAGATCTTAAAGAGCGGCGCTAACATGACGACGGTACTCGACAACCTGGAGCGCCGCAGCCTCGTAGCGCGTACCCGGCGCGGCGACGATCGCCGGTGTATCGAGGTGCACCTGACGGAAGTCGGCCGGAGCCTGTTCGAATCGATCTGGCCGGCGCACGTGGAGCGGGTTGCCGCGGCGATAGGCCGGCTCGATGCCGAAGAGCAACAACGGCTCGGCGCGCTCTGCCGGAAGTTGGGCCGTGGATGA